A single region of the Pontimicrobium sp. SW4 genome encodes:
- a CDS encoding T9SS type A sorting domain-containing protein, with amino-acid sequence MKQKSLKSVLTLLLCSIFSITNAQEAITASGGNAYGDDAIVSYSVGQLVQKTTSGTGGTVLEGVQFFFPSSTLSIIDPKSNINIATYPNPTTSILNLKIDGKHENILSYSLINLQGKLINTGAIKNTITEINISHLPSATYLLKINNGNNTSKTYKIIKN; translated from the coding sequence ATGAAACAAAAATCCCTTAAATCAGTTTTAACGCTTTTATTATGCTCAATTTTTAGTATAACAAATGCACAAGAAGCAATAACAGCATCTGGAGGAAACGCCTATGGAGATGACGCCATTGTTAGCTATTCTGTGGGTCAACTCGTTCAAAAAACAACTAGTGGTACTGGAGGTACAGTATTAGAAGGCGTTCAGTTTTTTTTCCCGTCGTCTACATTGTCAATCATAGATCCAAAGAGCAATATCAATATTGCAACGTACCCAAACCCTACAACTTCAATTTTAAATTTAAAAATTGATGGTAAGCATGAAAATATCTTGTCATATAGTCTCATTAATCTGCAAGGTAAATTAATTAATACAGGAGCTATTAAAAACACTATTACAGAAATTAATATTAGCCATTTACCATCGGCTACTTACCTCCTAAAAATAAACAATGGTAACAATACGTCAAAAACTTATAAAATCATTAAAAACTAA
- a CDS encoding VOC family protein, whose product MDQKTNIQTIIPVLSTADIERDIAWYKKHIGFNLTYQEEGYAVLNRENIWIHLQWHHDNDEDPVYGSVIKIFVDDINPIFEEMIQRDTVVKDKLRLNTPWNTHEFGFFDLNKNTIFFVQDI is encoded by the coding sequence ATGGATCAAAAGACTAATATTCAGACAATAATACCTGTTTTATCTACAGCAGATATTGAGCGTGATATTGCTTGGTATAAAAAGCATATAGGCTTTAATCTTACATACCAAGAAGAAGGTTACGCTGTATTAAACAGAGAAAATATTTGGATTCATTTACAATGGCATCATGATAACGATGAAGATCCTGTATATGGTTCGGTTATCAAAATTTTTGTAGATGATATCAATCCTATTTTTGAAGAAATGATACAAAGAGACACGGTCGTAAAAGATAAATTGCGTTTAAACACACCTTGGAACACTCATGAATTTGGTTTTTTTGACTTAAACAAAAATACTATATTCTTTGTACAAGATATTTAA
- a CDS encoding NAD(P)-dependent oxidoreductase — translation MKFAIIKERKNPPDRRVVFSPEKLAEAREQFPHAEFVVESSDIRIFPDAAYKALGFKVTEDVSDCDVMIGVKELPIESLISNKKYFFFSHTIKKQPYNRKLLKAMLEKNIDMFDHETIVKKSGARLIGFGRYAGLVGAYNGFRALGLRDNLFNLPKVETLADLDEVKVELDKITLPNIKILLTGTGKVALGAKEILDHLKIKEISDALYLTSKFTEPVYVMADVMEYAKRKNGKVGDKWEFYKDPSGYESNFMPYAKETDVFIAGHFYGNNAPYLFTREDAKHKDFNINLVADISCDVDGPVASTLRASTIAEPFYGYNPQTETEVAFDAKGAITVMAVDNLPCELPKDASEGFGEMFLEHVIPAFFNEDERGVLKRAKITEGGKLTERFSYLQDYVDGKE, via the coding sequence ATGAAGTTTGCAATCATAAAAGAACGTAAAAACCCACCAGATAGACGTGTGGTTTTTTCTCCAGAAAAACTTGCAGAAGCTAGAGAGCAGTTTCCTCATGCTGAGTTTGTTGTAGAATCAAGCGACATACGTATATTTCCAGATGCTGCATACAAAGCGTTAGGTTTTAAGGTAACTGAAGATGTGTCAGATTGTGATGTCATGATTGGTGTAAAAGAGTTGCCAATAGAAAGCTTAATTTCTAATAAAAAATATTTTTTCTTTTCGCATACCATTAAAAAGCAACCTTATAATAGAAAGTTGTTAAAAGCAATGCTGGAAAAGAATATTGATATGTTTGACCATGAAACAATCGTTAAAAAGAGTGGTGCACGCCTTATTGGATTTGGTCGTTATGCAGGATTAGTTGGAGCATATAATGGTTTTAGAGCTTTAGGTTTGCGAGATAATTTATTCAATTTACCAAAAGTTGAAACACTTGCAGATTTAGATGAGGTAAAAGTAGAACTAGATAAAATTACACTTCCAAATATTAAAATATTACTTACAGGAACTGGAAAAGTCGCTTTAGGGGCTAAAGAAATTTTAGACCATTTAAAGATAAAAGAAATTAGTGATGCTTTATACTTAACATCTAAGTTTACCGAGCCTGTTTATGTGATGGCAGATGTTATGGAATATGCAAAGCGAAAAAATGGTAAAGTAGGAGATAAGTGGGAATTTTACAAAGACCCATCTGGTTATGAAAGTAATTTTATGCCTTATGCTAAAGAAACAGATGTCTTTATAGCTGGACATTTTTATGGAAATAATGCTCCTTACTTATTTACGCGAGAAGACGCTAAACATAAAGATTTTAATATTAATCTTGTAGCAGATATTTCGTGTGATGTGGATGGTCCAGTAGCTTCAACATTAAGAGCATCTACCATTGCGGAACCATTTTATGGATATAACCCTCAAACCGAAACCGAAGTTGCTTTTGATGCTAAAGGAGCAATTACGGTAATGGCTGTCGATAATTTGCCTTGTGAATTACCTAAAGATGCTAGTGAAGGTTTTGGCGAGATGTTTTTAGAGCACGTGATTCCTGCATTTTTTAATGAGGATGAAAGAGGTGTTTTAAAACGTGCTAAAATTACAGAAGGAGGAAAGCTTACAGAGCGTTTTAGTTACCTTCAAGATTATGTTGATGGGAAGGAGTAA
- a CDS encoding cold shock domain-containing protein, protein MNTGTVKFFNSTKGFGFITEEGSGTEYFVHVSGLIDEVNEGDNVEFELKEGKKGMNAVNVKVI, encoded by the coding sequence GTGAATACAGGAACAGTAAAATTCTTCAATAGTACCAAAGGTTTTGGTTTTATTACAGAAGAAGGTTCAGGCACAGAGTACTTTGTACACGTCTCAGGATTAATTGATGAAGTGAACGAAGGTGATAATGTGGAATTTGAACTAAAAGAAGGTAAAAAAGGAATGAACGCGGTAAACGTAAAAGTTATCTAA